Proteins encoded by one window of Ulvibacter sp. MAR_2010_11:
- a CDS encoding AAA family ATPase, whose translation MRIRKIEFENHPILGNTKLDFTDNTGKTINTIILAGENGTGKSVTLNTIFNFSNYSLEVKKRDEKRTFEIELSDDEIKTLKESENSKDFFKQPLKNNIFKIGFDYSITNSWNQISITAENIDNTILSLQGTLFIQNDTRPILKTIFSDVEINFTSKGIKSVTAKNIDSEEIHSERSNSDLSTEIAQLLIDIQNQDALELTEWARNNTGQPVEESKVDVRTKRFSKAFESIFPTKKFNRIENRNNQKEIVFAQGENEMTINELSSGEKQIVFRGSFLLKNKESSKGALILIDEPEISLHPTWQLKILTYFKNLFSSENEQTSQIIIATHSPFIIHNSNRVDDKVIVLKRNDAGQIITSNNPEFYNWTPEEKIKSAFNVTHILKPNIINVLLEGETDEKYYNKAVEIFGIDENSIDFKWIGRINENGNAENTGNSALNQAKTFFRANPNMLTGKVILLYDSDTDKPEETFNNLEIRIMPKNEHNNLYLIGIENLLVLPDDFDKELFYKVKTRTDKYGAESLIRELDKSKLCNYICDDLDIEKQKEILIKLNVEIEKLK comes from the coding sequence ATGAGAATACGAAAAATAGAATTTGAAAATCATCCAATTTTAGGAAATACAAAACTTGATTTTACGGATAATACAGGAAAAACTATTAATACCATAATATTAGCCGGAGAAAATGGAACCGGTAAATCAGTAACTCTAAATACTATTTTTAATTTTTCAAATTATAGCCTTGAAGTTAAAAAAAGAGACGAAAAAAGAACTTTTGAAATTGAATTAAGTGATGATGAAATTAAGACGCTTAAAGAAAGTGAAAACTCAAAAGACTTTTTTAAGCAGCCTTTAAAAAATAATATTTTTAAAATTGGTTTTGACTATTCAATCACAAATAGTTGGAATCAAATTAGCATTACAGCCGAAAATATAGATAATACTATTTTATCTCTACAAGGAACTTTGTTCATTCAGAATGATACAAGACCAATATTAAAAACTATCTTTTCTGATGTTGAAATAAATTTTACATCAAAAGGAATAAAGTCAGTTACAGCAAAAAATATTGATAGCGAAGAGATTCATAGTGAACGTTCAAATTCCGATTTGTCTACTGAAATTGCTCAGCTACTAATCGACATACAAAATCAAGATGCTTTAGAACTTACAGAATGGGCAAGGAATAACACAGGTCAGCCTGTTGAAGAATCAAAAGTAGATGTTAGAACCAAAAGGTTTTCGAAAGCGTTTGAATCAATATTTCCAACAAAAAAATTCAATCGAATTGAAAATCGAAATAATCAAAAGGAAATTGTTTTCGCACAAGGAGAAAATGAAATGACCATTAACGAATTGAGTTCTGGCGAGAAGCAAATTGTTTTTAGAGGAAGTTTTTTATTAAAAAATAAGGAAAGTTCAAAAGGAGCCTTGATTTTAATTGACGAGCCAGAAATAAGCCTTCATCCTACTTGGCAATTAAAAATTCTTACTTATTTCAAGAACTTATTTAGTAGCGAAAATGAACAAACATCTCAAATAATTATTGCAACACACTCACCATTTATAATTCATAATTCAAACAGGGTAGATGACAAAGTAATAGTTTTAAAGAGAAATGACGCAGGACAAATTATAACATCTAATAATCCTGAATTTTATAATTGGACACCTGAAGAAAAAATAAAAAGTGCTTTTAACGTAACTCATATTCTAAAGCCCAATATAATTAATGTTCTTTTAGAAGGAGAAACCGATGAGAAATATTACAATAAGGCAGTTGAGATTTTCGGAATAGATGAAAATTCTATTGACTTTAAATGGATTGGTAGAATTAATGAAAATGGGAATGCTGAAAACACTGGAAATTCTGCTCTAAACCAAGCAAAAACATTTTTTAGAGCTAATCCAAATATGCTAACAGGTAAAGTCATTCTGCTTTATGATAGTGACACAGATAAACCTGAAGAAACATTTAATAATTTAGAAATCAGAATAATGCCTAAAAATGAACATAACAATTTATATTTAATAGGTATTGAGAATTTGCTTGTTTTGCCAGACGACTTTGACAAAGAACTATTTTACAAAGTAAAAACAAGAACAGATAAGTATGGAGCTGAAAGTTTAATAAGAGAATTAGATAAATCAAAATTATGTAATTATATCTGCGATGATTTGGATATAGAAAAACAAAAAGAAATTTTAATTAAACTTAATGTAGAAATTGAGAAACTGAAATAA
- a CDS encoding TonB-dependent receptor: MKKLLLFILLLGSFAAFSQGTVTGTLLDGETGETLPSANVVETGTSNGTVADMDGNFTLNVSKNQGAVTVSFVGYSSKKINYTLVNGSANLGSVSLDLDADALGEVVIVGKGVIDLAGGRETPVAVTTILAEEIQRKAIGNVEITEAVKSAPSTHVSGESGFGDSQLYLRGFDQSNIAILLNGQPVNGMEDGLVYWSNWAGVADIATAIQVQRGLGASKLAISSVGGTTNIVMKAADRKAGGFARFLGGNDSYAKGTVAYNTGINDNGWAFSALVDYWQAHRKWSKGTYGQGQNYFFAVGYKPNETHAFNFLITGAPQLHGQKWSQSKERIAADPKFNEHWGYTSDGIESERQNYYHKPVINLNWDWDISDVTDLSTVAYASWGRGGGTGNLGSSSARKRTEDPDGDGPLIGQIDYDAIAANNAIVGVGGDYGGEFGSGYIRRASVNNHQWFGMVSNLNHEFSKSFNVNVGADLRFYRGDHFRQVTDLYGLSGWDDNGTDNPGLLITATFDPTPWAALSNFADEGDRIGYDYSENINYQGIFGQMEYATDVFSMFVQGAFSNQSYQRDGRFIEDEDGLGKSDKVSKTGYNVKGGLSYTIAGDHKIYANAGYYSRQPYLDNIFVDIRSSNELIKNPEVDNQTITSFEGGYHFKSNRIKANFNAYVTDWDNRTLTDDGIDDNGTPKDETDDFEINIIQRGIRQFHTGAEFDISFKASDWLTLQGFLSGGRWIYKGESSVFIYNDATGALISESDGVNRDGVKVSNAPQLTMGLGGLVKIVKGLSVDASIKHQERHYEYTDVNTSATDYMPSRLSPYAITDAGLTYDFDLGSNELTFRANVYNVFDYIRLSNSDAFGYYTTNGRTYNGSIKYSF; encoded by the coding sequence ATGAAAAAACTACTACTCTTTATTTTACTATTAGGCAGCTTTGCTGCTTTTTCACAAGGAACCGTTACGGGGACCTTACTAGACGGGGAAACCGGGGAAACGCTTCCGAGTGCGAACGTGGTTGAAACCGGAACCTCCAACGGTACAGTGGCCGATATGGACGGAAACTTTACATTGAATGTTTCCAAAAATCAAGGAGCTGTAACCGTTTCTTTTGTGGGATATTCTTCCAAAAAGATTAATTACACTCTGGTAAACGGATCAGCCAACTTAGGTTCTGTCAGTCTGGATTTAGATGCCGACGCTTTAGGGGAGGTAGTGATTGTTGGTAAAGGAGTAATCGATCTTGCCGGTGGAAGAGAAACACCTGTGGCTGTTACTACTATTCTTGCTGAAGAAATTCAAAGAAAAGCAATAGGGAATGTCGAAATTACCGAAGCGGTTAAAAGCGCTCCTTCTACACACGTATCAGGTGAAAGCGGATTTGGAGATTCTCAATTGTATTTAAGAGGATTCGACCAAAGCAACATTGCCATCTTACTAAACGGACAACCGGTAAATGGGATGGAAGATGGATTGGTATATTGGTCAAACTGGGCCGGTGTTGCCGATATTGCCACCGCAATTCAAGTACAAAGAGGTCTTGGTGCTTCAAAATTGGCTATCTCTTCGGTGGGTGGAACTACCAACATTGTAATGAAAGCAGCCGACAGAAAAGCCGGTGGTTTTGCTCGCTTTTTAGGAGGTAACGATAGTTATGCCAAAGGTACAGTTGCTTACAACACGGGAATAAACGATAATGGATGGGCTTTTTCTGCCCTGGTAGATTACTGGCAGGCACATAGAAAATGGTCAAAAGGAACTTATGGACAGGGACAAAATTATTTCTTTGCTGTTGGGTATAAGCCAAACGAAACACATGCATTTAATTTCTTGATCACAGGTGCACCACAATTACACGGTCAAAAATGGTCACAGTCTAAAGAACGTATCGCAGCAGATCCAAAGTTCAACGAACACTGGGGCTATACTTCTGACGGAATTGAGTCTGAAAGACAAAACTACTATCACAAACCGGTTATTAACTTGAACTGGGACTGGGATATAAGTGATGTAACCGATCTTTCGACAGTGGCGTATGCCTCATGGGGTCGTGGTGGAGGAACCGGAAATTTGGGTTCAAGTTCGGCAAGAAAGAGAACCGAAGATCCCGATGGGGATGGCCCTCTTATTGGTCAAATAGACTATGACGCTATTGCGGCTAACAATGCCATAGTTGGAGTTGGTGGTGATTATGGTGGTGAATTTGGATCAGGTTATATTAGAAGAGCCTCTGTGAACAATCACCAGTGGTTTGGAATGGTTTCAAATTTAAACCACGAATTTTCTAAAAGCTTCAACGTGAATGTGGGAGCCGACCTTCGATTCTATAGAGGAGATCACTTTAGACAAGTAACAGATTTATACGGATTATCGGGATGGGATGATAATGGTACCGATAACCCAGGATTATTAATCACGGCTACTTTTGACCCAACTCCATGGGCAGCATTATCTAATTTTGCAGATGAAGGAGATAGAATTGGGTATGATTATTCCGAAAACATTAACTACCAAGGAATTTTTGGACAAATGGAATACGCAACCGATGTATTTTCTATGTTTGTTCAGGGAGCATTTTCTAATCAATCCTACCAAAGAGATGGTCGTTTTATAGAGGACGAAGACGGATTAGGAAAGTCGGACAAAGTAAGCAAAACAGGTTATAATGTTAAAGGAGGTCTTTCTTATACGATTGCCGGAGATCACAAAATATATGCAAATGCCGGTTACTATTCAAGACAACCTTATTTGGATAATATTTTTGTAGATATTAGAAGTTCGAACGAATTAATAAAGAATCCTGAAGTTGACAATCAAACTATCACTTCTTTCGAAGGGGGATATCATTTCAAATCGAATAGAATTAAGGCAAATTTCAATGCCTATGTAACCGATTGGGACAACAGAACTTTAACCGATGACGGTATCGATGACAATGGTACTCCAAAAGATGAAACGGATGATTTTGAAATAAATATTATCCAAAGAGGGATCAGACAATTCCATACAGGAGCCGAGTTCGACATTAGTTTCAAGGCTTCAGACTGGCTAACGTTGCAAGGATTTTTGTCCGGAGGACGTTGGATTTACAAAGGAGAGTCCAGTGTTTTTATTTATAATGATGCAACAGGAGCACTTATTTCAGAAAGTGACGGTGTGAATCGCGATGGTGTGAAGGTGTCCAATGCCCCTCAACTTACCATGGGTCTTGGCGGACTTGTAAAAATAGTAAAAGGTCTTAGTGTGGATGCAAGTATCAAACACCAGGAGCGTCACTACGAATATACCGATGTTAATACCTCAGCGACTGATTATATGCCATCTAGACTAAGTCCGTATGCTATCACCGATGCAGGTCTTACATACGATTTCGACTTGGGAAGTAATGAGCTTACTTTTAGAGCAAATGTGTATAATGTGTTTGACTATATAAGACTGTCTAATAGCGATGCATTTGGGTACTATACAACCAATGGTAGAACCTATAACGGATCTATTAAGTACTCTTTTTAA
- a CDS encoding peptidoglycan DD-metalloendopeptidase family protein has product MKKLTYLLPLILAFIACDTTKDDVVEEEIIDEIPIIEEYGYTLNDFNVIRDTIRPGDTFGVILDANGVPQHKIFEVANKFKDSFDVRKIVVGKPYVLLNSKDSLNTTQVFIYETNKIDFAVVDFRDTVNCYTDRKPIRFQEREASGVITNSLSQTMEEQNLSPYMTDRLANIYAWTVNFFHLQPGDRFKVIYTEKFINDTISAGLEDIKAAYFEHKGKPLYAFNFETDSVKHVADYYDEKADNLRRAFLKSPIKFNFRISSRYNLSRRIKYYGYKLRPHRGTDFAAPMGTPILATADGTVTKSERRGGNGNYVKIKHNSTFETQYLHMKSRNARVGQYVRQGDVIGWIGMTGNTGGPHVCYRFWKNGKEVDPFKEDLPFSKPLPVEFHEDYFAFISPLREQIDCIPF; this is encoded by the coding sequence TTGAAGAAACTAACCTATTTACTCCCCCTGATTTTAGCTTTTATAGCCTGTGACACGACCAAAGATGATGTGGTTGAAGAAGAAATAATTGACGAGATTCCCATCATCGAAGAATACGGCTACACCCTAAACGACTTTAACGTAATACGTGACACCATTAGACCCGGAGATACATTTGGGGTTATTCTGGATGCAAATGGTGTTCCCCAGCATAAAATATTTGAAGTAGCCAATAAGTTTAAAGACAGTTTCGACGTTCGGAAAATCGTAGTTGGAAAACCTTATGTATTACTAAATTCCAAAGATTCCTTAAATACTACTCAGGTTTTTATTTACGAAACGAACAAAATTGACTTTGCAGTAGTAGATTTTCGCGATACAGTGAATTGCTATACCGATAGAAAACCAATTCGTTTTCAGGAAAGAGAGGCTTCGGGAGTTATTACCAATTCCCTCTCTCAAACAATGGAGGAACAGAATTTAAGTCCGTATATGACAGATCGTTTGGCGAATATATATGCATGGACAGTTAATTTCTTTCATTTACAACCGGGGGATAGATTTAAAGTTATCTACACCGAAAAGTTTATCAATGATACTATTTCTGCCGGCTTGGAAGATATAAAGGCGGCTTATTTCGAGCATAAAGGCAAACCTTTATATGCGTTTAACTTCGAAACCGATTCGGTAAAGCACGTAGCAGATTATTACGATGAAAAGGCCGATAATCTAAGAAGGGCTTTTTTAAAGTCGCCCATTAAATTTAATTTCAGAATATCCTCGCGCTATAATTTAAGCAGACGTATTAAATACTACGGGTACAAATTGAGACCGCATCGGGGTACCGATTTTGCCGCTCCCATGGGGACACCTATTCTCGCCACAGCAGACGGTACCGTCACTAAATCTGAACGCAGAGGAGGCAATGGAAATTATGTAAAAATAAAACACAACAGTACCTTCGAGACACAATACCTACACATGAAAAGTCGCAATGCAAGAGTAGGGCAATACGTTCGGCAGGGCGATGTAATTGGCTGGATAGGAATGACCGGAAATACCGGAGGTCCGCATGTGTGTTATCGATTTTGGAAGAACGGAAAAGAGGTAGACCCGTTTAAAGAGGATCTTCCTTTTTCAAAACCCCTACCCGTCGAATTTCATGAGGATTATTTCGCTTTTATCTCTCCTTTAAGGGAACAAATAGATTGTATTCCTTTTTAA
- a CDS encoding tryptophan 2,3-dioxygenase family protein: MKSLLEQLEKKYDTIGQDLNTHLEGLLYSEPITYWDYIQTDALLNLQTQRTTLPDEMVFIMYHQINELLFKMILWEIDQVAHNKNITAQFFSTKLMRISRYFDMLTSSFTIMGDGMEVEQYMKFRTTLTPASGFQSAQYRKIEFASTDLINLIDARFRDTIDRDTPFEHALEHLYWQAAGKDYKTGKKSRLLTAFEERYKNEFIAFTKEYNTINLYAKFKELPKEVKEDPKLRDAMRHYDYTVNVTWVMSHYNTANKYLNINNKTVEATGGSEWTKYMHPKYQRRIFFPEVWTEQELRDWGTNV; the protein is encoded by the coding sequence ATGAAGAGCCTTTTAGAACAGCTGGAAAAAAAATATGACACCATTGGTCAGGATTTGAATACGCATTTGGAAGGCTTATTGTACAGCGAGCCCATAACCTATTGGGATTATATTCAAACCGATGCCCTGCTTAATCTCCAAACGCAAAGAACAACCTTACCCGATGAGATGGTCTTTATCATGTACCATCAAATTAACGAGTTATTGTTTAAAATGATACTTTGGGAAATAGATCAGGTAGCACACAACAAAAACATCACAGCTCAGTTTTTTTCAACCAAATTAATGCGAATTAGCCGCTATTTCGATATGCTTACCTCTTCATTTACAATTATGGGTGATGGAATGGAAGTTGAGCAGTATATGAAATTCAGAACGACCCTAACTCCGGCCAGCGGATTCCAAAGTGCGCAGTATCGAAAAATTGAATTTGCTTCCACAGACCTCATCAATTTAATAGATGCAAGGTTTAGAGATACGATAGACAGAGATACACCTTTCGAACACGCCTTGGAACATTTGTATTGGCAGGCTGCAGGGAAGGATTATAAAACGGGTAAAAAATCCCGCTTACTCACCGCTTTTGAGGAACGATATAAAAATGAATTTATCGCCTTTACAAAAGAATATAATACTATAAATTTGTATGCAAAATTTAAAGAACTTCCTAAAGAGGTGAAGGAAGACCCTAAATTAAGAGACGCCATGCGTCATTATGATTATACTGTGAACGTTACCTGGGTGATGTCCCATTATAATACGGCTAACAAATACCTCAATATAAATAATAAGACGGTCGAAGCAACGGGTGGAAGTGAATGGACCAAATACATGCACCCAAAATACCAAAGAAGAATATTCTTCCCGGAAGTATGGACCGAACAAGAATTAAGAGATTGGGGAACCAATGTCTAG
- a CDS encoding DUF3108 domain-containing protein produces MKRLIIVCLLGVVTSVAAQQKSYGDGEWFKFRVHYGFVTAGYATLEVNNAKLNGKEVYHIKGEGKTIGVSRWFFNVEDYYQSYVDKQKDIPYRFIRKIDEGGHTKDIQIDFNHNTNKATILNKKHNETEIVSFPKDAQDMVSSFYYLRNNLDVKNLEVGDTMDMDMFFDKENYKFRLKFLGRETLNTNFGKVRCLIFRPYVQAGRVFKEKESLTVWVSDDENKMPLLIKADLAVGSLKATLTQFKGLKHSFKIIAD; encoded by the coding sequence ATGAAAAGACTAATTATAGTATGTTTACTCGGGGTGGTTACTTCGGTAGCGGCACAACAGAAATCCTATGGCGACGGCGAGTGGTTTAAATTTAGAGTGCATTATGGTTTTGTAACTGCCGGATATGCTACTTTGGAAGTAAATAACGCAAAACTCAATGGTAAAGAGGTATATCACATAAAAGGAGAAGGAAAAACAATTGGCGTTTCACGATGGTTCTTTAATGTTGAAGATTACTACCAGTCGTATGTAGATAAGCAGAAGGATATTCCATATCGGTTTATTCGGAAGATTGACGAAGGAGGACATACCAAAGATATTCAGATAGATTTTAATCACAATACCAATAAGGCTACCATATTAAATAAAAAACACAACGAAACCGAAATTGTTTCCTTTCCAAAGGATGCCCAGGATATGGTCTCTTCCTTTTACTATTTGAGAAACAATCTGGACGTAAAAAATCTCGAAGTGGGTGATACGATGGATATGGATATGTTTTTCGACAAGGAAAATTATAAATTCAGGCTTAAATTTTTGGGTAGGGAAACCCTAAATACTAATTTTGGCAAAGTTAGGTGTTTAATTTTTCGACCTTACGTACAAGCGGGAAGAGTTTTTAAGGAAAAGGAGAGCCTTACAGTTTGGGTAAGTGATGACGAAAATAAAATGCCGTTGCTTATAAAAGCAGATTTGGCAGTAGGTTCCTTAAAGGCAACGCTAACACAATTCAAAGGACTTAAACACTCTTTTAAAATTATTGCAGACTAA
- the hppD gene encoding 4-hydroxyphenylpyruvate dioxygenase: MSKEIKSVDYGLEKIFEGAEDFLPLLGTDYVEFYVGNAKQSAHFYKTAFGFQSHAYKGLETGSRDSVSYVLKQDKIRIVLTTPLTSKSPINDHIVKHGDGVKIIALWVDDARSAYEETTKRGAKSYMEPTVEKDEDGEVVRAGIYTYGETVHMFVERKNYKGVFLPGFRPWKSDYNPEPTGLKYIDHMVGNVGWGQMNTWVKWYEDVMGFVNFLSFDDKQIHTEYSALMSKVMSNGNGRIKFPINEPAKGIKKSQIEEYLDFYEDSGVQHLALATDDVIKTVAQLKARGVEFLPPPPQEYYDDIPRRLGTHMDVMKEDIKELQRLSILVDADEEGYLLQIFTKPLEDRPTLFFEIIQRMGAKGFGAGNFKALFESIEREQAARGTL, encoded by the coding sequence ATGAGTAAAGAAATTAAATCAGTAGACTACGGCTTAGAAAAAATATTTGAAGGCGCCGAAGACTTTCTGCCCTTGTTAGGAACAGATTATGTCGAATTTTATGTAGGTAATGCCAAGCAATCGGCACATTTTTACAAAACCGCCTTCGGTTTTCAATCACACGCCTATAAAGGTCTGGAGACGGGTTCAAGGGATTCGGTAAGTTATGTGTTGAAGCAGGATAAGATTCGTATTGTACTCACCACACCTTTAACAAGTAAATCTCCTATTAACGACCACATTGTAAAACACGGTGACGGAGTAAAAATAATTGCCCTTTGGGTAGACGATGCACGTTCTGCCTACGAGGAAACCACTAAACGCGGCGCAAAGTCGTATATGGAGCCTACGGTCGAAAAGGACGAAGATGGAGAAGTAGTTCGCGCCGGAATTTACACATACGGTGAAACTGTACACATGTTTGTGGAACGCAAAAATTATAAGGGTGTTTTTCTTCCCGGATTCAGACCTTGGAAGTCGGATTATAACCCGGAGCCAACAGGTCTTAAATACATAGACCATATGGTGGGCAATGTAGGTTGGGGACAAATGAATACCTGGGTAAAATGGTACGAAGATGTGATGGGATTTGTAAATTTCCTTTCCTTCGACGACAAGCAAATTCACACCGAATATTCGGCATTAATGAGTAAGGTGATGAGTAACGGGAACGGCCGTATCAAATTTCCTATCAACGAACCTGCCAAAGGAATTAAAAAATCACAAATTGAAGAGTATTTAGACTTTTATGAAGATTCCGGGGTACAACATCTTGCATTGGCGACAGACGATGTAATTAAGACCGTAGCACAATTAAAAGCGCGTGGCGTAGAATTTTTGCCGCCTCCGCCACAAGAGTACTACGACGATATCCCGAGACGTTTGGGAACTCATATGGACGTGATGAAGGAAGATATAAAGGAATTACAAAGGCTTTCTATTTTGGTGGATGCCGATGAAGAAGGTTATTTGTTGCAAATATTTACAAAACCTTTGGAAGACAGACCTACGCTCTTTTTTGAGATTATTCAACGTATGGGTGCCAAAGGCTTTGGAGCCGGAAATTTTAAAGCTTTGTTCGAGTCTATTGAACGCGAACAGGCTGCGCGAGGAACGCTCTAA
- a CDS encoding homogentisate 1,2-dioxygenase — protein MPFYHKLGKIPPKRHTQFRKPDGTLYSEQLFGTIGFDGMYSNLYHEQRPTQVKKIEKQYSVAPKIAKANNMQSYRFRGFQVAPENDYLDSRKIVLTNNDCNIILAAPKESQKEYFYKNTDADELIFIHKGSGKLRTHMGNLDFKYGDYLLVPRGIIYQINFDSEDNRLFIVESYRPIYTPKRYRNWFGQLLEHSPYCERDIRKPMELESYDEKGDFLIKIKKQNEIFEMVYASHPFDVVGYDGFNYPYAFSIHDFEPITGRIHQPPPVHQTFETDAFVVCSFVPRIYDYHPLSIPAPYNHSNIDSDEVLYYVDGDFMSRNDVDAGHISLHPAGIPHGPHPGATERSIGKVKTDELAVMVDTFKPLKVTEEALKIADETYYQSWLE, from the coding sequence ATGCCTTTTTATCACAAATTGGGAAAGATACCTCCCAAACGACATACACAATTTCGCAAACCCGATGGCACGCTTTATTCCGAACAACTTTTTGGAACCATTGGTTTCGACGGGATGTATAGTAATTTATACCACGAACAACGGCCTACTCAGGTTAAAAAAATTGAAAAGCAATACAGCGTTGCGCCTAAAATAGCCAAGGCAAACAATATGCAGTCGTATCGCTTTCGCGGCTTTCAGGTGGCTCCCGAAAATGATTACCTGGACAGTCGGAAAATCGTACTTACCAACAACGATTGCAACATCATACTCGCAGCGCCCAAAGAGTCTCAAAAAGAGTATTTCTATAAAAATACCGATGCAGACGAGTTAATCTTTATTCATAAAGGAAGCGGAAAGTTACGCACCCACATGGGGAATCTGGATTTTAAATACGGAGATTATTTGCTGGTACCTCGCGGTATTATCTATCAAATTAATTTCGACAGCGAAGACAATCGCTTGTTTATTGTAGAATCCTATCGTCCAATTTATACACCCAAACGATACCGAAACTGGTTTGGCCAACTCCTGGAACACTCCCCCTATTGCGAAAGGGACATCCGCAAACCCATGGAACTGGAATCTTATGATGAAAAAGGGGACTTCCTGATTAAAATTAAAAAGCAAAACGAAATTTTCGAAATGGTTTACGCCTCACATCCTTTCGATGTGGTGGGATACGACGGGTTTAACTACCCCTATGCCTTTTCCATTCACGATTTCGAACCAATAACGGGCCGAATCCATCAGCCGCCACCGGTGCATCAAACCTTCGAGACCGATGCCTTTGTGGTGTGTAGTTTTGTGCCGCGAATATACGATTATCACCCCTTGAGTATTCCCGCACCTTACAACCATAGCAATATAGACAGCGATGAGGTGTTATATTATGTAGACGGCGATTTTATGAGTAGAAACGATGTAGATGCAGGCCATATTTCGTTGCATCCGGCCGGAATTCCACATGGACCGCATCCCGGAGCTACCGAGCGAAGTATCGGAAAGGTAAAAACAGACGAGCTGGCAGTGATGGTCGATACATTCAAACCCTTAAAAGTAACCGAAGAAGCCCTAAAAATAGCCGACGAAACCTATTATCAGTCATGGCTCGAATAA